TGGATTATGCTTTAGACCGTATCCTTCAGCAAAGACAATGTGTTTTGCGTTAATATTTTTATAGTTGAAAAAATCCTTATTGACTTGCAGTTCGTCATAATCAAAGGTTTGTAGCTCAAGAAGTCCTTCTTTTATCAACCAGTCTTTATATGCTGATAGCAGTGAAACCGTATCCATTCTACCCGTGTAAAGCACTTGTCCGTATCCTTTACTCGCTGTAATTTCAGCGTTTTTATTTGATATAAGTTTCGTGGAAAGAAATTGCTTTAAGTGGGGTTTATCACTGGCTTCAAACCAAAGATTTTGTTCTTCCGTAGATACAAACCTTCTTAATACGGGTATTTTATCGTCAAAATAGGTTCCCAACCTGCTCTCCAATTCAGGATAAAATTCATTGGCAACAGCCAGTTGCTCCTCGGCATTCCAAGAAAGTGTGAATCTTTTTAGTATAACAGGGTTATATAACCCTCCGGCCACCAAGGAAGAGGTCTGGGAGTCATCATTAAAGACCACGAAACTTTTGTTGTTCCTGTACAAAGTTTCACAAAAGGAGGTACCCGCCAATCCTAAACCCACCACTAAATAATCTACCATTTAACAAAAATAGGAAAATGCCCTCTCGCTGTAATCATTATTTCTTTGTCCTAAATCCCACTTCTGAAGTTTCTGAAAGCTAGGCAAGAGAT
This sequence is a window from Maribacter aestuarii. Protein-coding genes within it:
- a CDS encoding NAD(P)/FAD-dependent oxidoreductase, which encodes MVDYLVVGLGLAGTSFCETLYRNNKSFVVFNDDSQTSSLVAGGLYNPVILKRFTLSWNAEEQLAVANEFYPELESRLGTYFDDKIPVLRRFVSTEEQNLWFEASDKPHLKQFLSTKLISNKNAEITASKGYGQVLYTGRMDTVSLLSAYKDWLIKEGLLELQTFDYDELQVNKDFFNYKNINAKHIVFAEGYGLKHNPFFNYLPMQGSKGEYLIIRARGLKEITIIKSSIFLIPLGDDLYKVGATYNREDKTNVPTTEAKKELLRKLKDLINCEFDVVDQLAGIRPTVKDRRPLIGEHPVHKRIWLLNGFGSHGVMIGPWAAKKLYNYIEKDIPLDKEMDIDRFRKEYKNVNSL